The Cloeon dipterum chromosome 3, ieCloDipt1.1, whole genome shotgun sequence genome includes a region encoding these proteins:
- the LOC135939998 gene encoding microtubule-associated protein futsch-like isoform X2, producing MAPVSNVSRVSPVTSPKRSKGGVLMVYAPDDEEAGGEVSISIDDFIKAEPNRPASISKPTLKEVPPKPLTQLATETVGIHNESAISNQTRLKSATISGPSNVCEKTSLPSSSLLKVNIAKQSVKDVCDVQRISANPCIATSQCRSSPRDQQPKTILLCPPLSSLTPSIAGNKTKSVTASLLKNPQTNGRESPSICSLKKDIVPLLSHSTSKNAMVSTGVSKIKPAELRDDGSEQSCPPLLLTRLPERSGPPKSISSVAGNHCKTTLTAGAQKTATVSQKILLTSSTLGIGSINQTASTVSSLQMKDNTLPTCNENANVNSNHPASVVEKTQLTQIPRGAEGMRPGATGTSENLNGNTPALVQSQPTDFSLQTEDNINVKASELPETYFDDLFDIMDLKGRNDTKKERDNLNAVSEDMHSNEDICKSNRQNPPTKEANSLQPPLTKPPLPAQEKDIATNPLAKEDQMLKETNSALENITYLSGAKTSCPSLERKNALETLLESLKSACTKAEENSRGEKADKKVKSSHSTNKVTLPQDSDLITTAQKSKKDSIHSQAFKNKSYLPSLKTPASTEGPKPTTGHAAFKIGLGNSKKLFAAEEGSASQLLRSETSFSASTKAAGIKHKKKAEQPSKSTKPSNKSYPGMASENDKNQESLSTSKTMDPTGEGKSKTSSNNTEKTGGLNLEKKSSPPKDDNASKSRSKVSTLPSSAKVKEVKHKRSSKQPSSSSKKHLPSKERDSTVAVIKDSEGGSDHKSNKNQDSHSTSKAKEPTKVEKSKSSTENTALRMKDPCDAKNSCTEDKGNNASQSKASTFPASAKRPKTNNSKEHSPSTETGLTMAVQKNGKESSHKIVDKKSSLDVRESIEVEKTKASTGNIAAQVKDLNDGSKLCLVETGKAPLVLPSSQTPACLASAQVKQIKPSRDAKKLQPSRSTNKTSTMKQSNLSVAVPKNGEEINRQILDKNQVSLIPLGPKEQPEEEKSKRTLKNTEVMKDDHSGVKLTCPSEGSNSSQSRTVISSCPASSKVENAKSKTGYKKRKSTNLTNDQPPLKVCDLTEAVQKVGEESIHQISDKNKESFRSLKTKEAPILDNSKPSTKQAEEMIVAKPSCSPEQENSLSRSKISPAQSNPKNNKIKLTSAKKLEAANSPKKHFLGIKSDVIEALQEDHPISSKAEESPKVEKLKPAPQNEKMKDKIISKESSADDGTETAGDKNSGSTNDGEEKSEGKLRAVSKKTDKAGKIINKNEEKPSSNADQPPTGDKQPERTQSKIRPSKRLLEGQESAEASPSLDVQTNIEACTANVSKRKKKETHNCSACCSTNKSPSKISRPPSAKMETTDEVKVEKNAKNQELYELETRPDTSKNELTEETGAKPARRGPKPKNKDAKETLSKAGKRNSASGEKKSKSFTLKKRSLRLKRKERKQLLADQVESFPVERALRSNSTKLPSVIADPPSKPQKCQTTRKSSKPRSILPKELLDEAAIPNDAETDGSVGPYRQEAAPKTSCTIGTQTEFVSEIPQVADVALKKTFKSISTQTVTTSEATTETSLTVADSPEDRENTNIPEMTVDCQNQAPSALSDRAKITKKGDESVKTWEMLSSSKTSSCDKISRDRQEVTNCDETDAVIAKEKSAGNKNSDNHASKTGTSCATNDRKSLKPESLRETGHGAKKRSSPTAASTCEESQLKKPRKDDLDVVAVMRKSIGKKKSNATRNKTSRTEETILISSDDESSNRDVEQTQIGTAKDVQIVAVNMSTITMLSDDESSSNEKEQTQKGGDDTNNLQLQQDVEMNSGEENPNTDTSNFDCSSGMTDGGTTSKHAEQTPKAAACSETNTVVSLQVTVTVTPNEVTSNVQITPENIDHSEGEHNLNSITNKESSDFVSTSDLSNEKTKTHEREIKSCAGAKVLDCEMEITSKAEEKQRKCVQKPDQKKSEEKVNAQIATKSKMDGEIKKKKRNDAAKNLGHQLETVKSGDSTNSVEAPNSTEATKPTSDKICSSAVKITINTNVGNEAGEVQATRVSGTTTNITPNKGITNTEPRNGEGKYKISAGGSSKKKLSASNSTQSKTVGRDIKINAPSSAKSKSTKSAINACELPVIANDCGKPNLNVNVKDTMENNCSSQMLELKPDLAANSGMAQEKCTTPISTSEFNNAQATSNSSISYDQTLPANPNLRYVRNASADRGYYGAQRVAPNFRTAEPLMRGHPYPSPQGNWQWQQRRSLMGPVQNPWLHPPPGWYSYGGSYNNYPQTNYAHQNAYYPPADYDRHMDENW from the exons ATGGCACCTGTTAGCAACGTTTCTCGGGTTTCTC CTGTTACATCGCCGAAAAGGAGCAAGGGAGGAGTTTTGATGGTGTATGCGCCTGATGATGAAGAAGCTGGCGGTGAGGTGTCCATCTCAATTGATGATTTCATCAAAGCCGAGCCGAATCGTCCTGCAAGTATCAGCAAACCAACCTTGAAAGAAGTACCACCCAAACCACTGACCCAGCTCGCCACTGAGACTGTTGGGATCCATAATGAGTCCGCGATCTCAAATCAAACTCGGCTAAAGAGCGCAACCATCAGCGGGCCAAGCAACGTTTGTGAAAAAACATCACTGCCATCCTCATCTCTTCTGAAAGTTAACATTGCCAAACAGTCTGTGAAGGACGTCTGTGATGTTCAAAGGATTTCTGCAAATCCTTGCATAGCAACCTCGCAGTGTCGCTCTAGTCCAAGAGATCAGCAGCCTAAAACAATACTGTTGTGTCCTCCACTTTCCAGTCTGACTCCAAGTATTGCTGGAAATAAAACGAAGAGTGTCACTGCATCTCTTTTGAAGAATCCGCAAACAAATGGCAGAGAATCACCTTCCATCTGCAGTTTGAAGAAAGATATTGTACCACTTCTCTCTCATTCCACCAGTAAAAATGCGATGGTGTCCACTGGCGTTTCAAAGATCAAACCTGCAGAGCTTCGCGACGATGGGAGTGAGCAATCCTGTCCTCCTTTGCTTTTGACTCGGCTGCCTGAACGATCTGGACCTCCCAAATCGATTTCAAGCGTAGCTGGAAATCATTGCAAGACTACTCTAACTGCTGGTGCACAAAAAACTGCTACAGTATCCCAGAAAATATTGCTTACGAGTTCAACTCTTGGAATAGGCTCCATAAATCAGACAGCTTCAACTGTGTCGTCCTTACAAATGAAAGATAACACTCTGCCCACCTGCAATGAAAATG CTAATGTCAACTCTAATCATCCCGCCTCTGTAGTGGAAAAAACGCAGCTGACTCAAATTCCTAGAGGAGCAGAGGGTATGAGACCAGGAGCAACCGGaacatctgaaaatttaaatggaaacaCGCCTGCTTTAGTTCAAAGTCAGCCGACGGACTTCTCTCTGCAGACAGAGGACAACATTAATGTGAAAGCCTCTGAATTGCCTGAGACTTATTTTGACGATCTCTTCGACATAATGGACCTTAAGGGAAGAAACGACACCAAAAAAG agagAGACAACTTAAATGCGGTTTCAGAAGACATGCATTCAAATGAGGATATATGCAAAAGCAATCGTCAAAACCCACCCACAAAAGAAGCTAATTCTTTGCAACCGCCCCTTACGAAACCTCCACTTCCAGCTCAAGAAAAGGATATTGCAACAAATCCCCTTGCTAAAGAGGACCAAATGTTGAAAGAAACCAATTCAGCCTTGGAAAATATCACATATTTAAGTGGAGCGAAAACTTCATGCCCTTCACTTGAAAGAAAGAATGCATTGGAGACATTGTTGGAATCACTGAAGTCAGCATGTACAAAAGCTGAAGAAAACTCCAGAGGTGAAAAAGCTGATAAAAAGGTAAAATCTTCGCATTCAACCAACAAAGTTACATTGCCCCAAGACTCTGATTTGATCACGACAGctcaaaagagcaaaaaagataGCATCCACTCACAagctttcaaaaataaaagttatctTCCTTCCTTGAAGACTCCAGCATCAACAGAGGGGCCAAAACCAACTACTGGACACGCTGCATTTAAAATAGGCCTCGGTAATTCTAAGAAATTGTTTGCCGCAGAGGAAGGAAGTGCATCGCAGTTATTAAGATCTGAAACTTCTTTCTCTGCAAGTACCAAAGCTGCAGGGATCAAACACAAGAAAAAAGCTGAACAACCGTCAAAATCTACAAAACCTTCAAACAAGTCTTATCCGGGCATGGCCagtgaaaatgacaaaaatcaaGAGTCCCTCTCTACCTCAAAGACAATGGATCCAACTGGAGAGGGAAAATCCAAAACAAGCTCAAACAACACTGAAAAAACAGGAGgtctaaatttggaaaaaaaatcgtcaccTCCAAAGGATGATAATGCCTCCAAGTCAAGATCAAAGGTTTCAACTCTCCCTTCAAGTGCCAAAGTCAAAGAGGTCAAACACAAAAGAAGTTCCAAACAGCCTTCAAGCTCTAGCAAGAAACATTTACCCTCAAAAGAGCGTGATTCAACAGTGGCAGTCATTAAAGACAGTGAAGGAGGCAGCGATCATAAATCGAACAAAAATCAAGACTCTCATTCTACTTCCAAGGCTAAAGAACCAACAAAAGTAGAAAAGTCCAAATCAAGCACAGAAAATACTGCACTGCGAATGAAAGATCCCTGTGACGCTAAGAATTCTTGCACCGAAGATAAAGGAAATAATGCGTCTCAGTCAAAAGCTTCAACTTTCCCTGCAAGTGCGAAACGACCCAAAACAAACAACTCAAAAGAACATTCGCCTTCTACAGAGACTGGTTTGACCATGGCTGtacagaaaaatggaaaagaaagcAGCCATAAGATCGTtgacaaaaaatcatcattggACGTTAGGGAGTCGATTGAggttgaaaaaacaaaagcaagCACTGGAAACATTGCTGCACAGGTTAAAGACCTCAATGACGGCAGTAAATTGTGCTTGGTGGAAACAGGAAAGGCACCTCTGGTTTTGCCATCATCACAAACTCCAGCTTGCCTTGCCAGTGCTCAAGTGAAGCAGATCAAACCTTCCAGAGATGCTAAAAAGCTGCAGCCCTCAAGGTCAACCAATAAAACTTCCACCATGAAACAATCTAATTTGAGCGTGGCTGTTCCAAAAAATGGAGAAGAAATCAATCGCCagattttggataaaaatcaAGTCTCACTCATTCCATTGGGGCCAAAAGAGCAgccagaagaagaaaaatccaaaCGGACTTTGAAAAATACGGAAGTAATGAAAGATGATCATAGTGGTGTTAAACTTACGTGCCCCTCAGAAGGAAGTAATTCATCCCAGTCAAGAACAGTAATTTCATCCTGTCCTGCAAGTTCGAAggtggaaaatgcaaaatctaaAACAGGTTATAAAAAGAGGAAGTCCACAAACTTAACCAACGATCAACCGCCTCTAAAAGTGTGTGATTTGACGGAGGCAGTTCAAAAAGTTGGAGAAGAAAGCATTCATCAGATATcagacaaaaataaagaatcTTTCCGTTCCTTGAAGACAAAAGAAGCTCCTATATTGGATAATTCCAAACCATCCACAAAACAAGCTGAAGAAATGATCGTTGCTAAACCTTCATGCTCTCCAGAACAGGAAAATTCTTTGTCAAGATCTAAAATTTCACCTGCCCAATCAAATCCAAAGAATAACAAGATCAAACTTACAAGTGCTAAAAAACTGGAGGCCGCAAACTCGCCCAAAAAACACTTCCTTGGGATAAAGTCTGATGTGATCGAGGCACTTCAAGAAGACCATCCAATTTCCTCAAAGGCAGAAGAATCTCCTAAAGTTGAAAAACTTAAGCCTGCTCCACAAAACGAAAAGATGAAAGACAAGATCATATCAAAAGAATCTTCTGCAGACGACGGCACTGAAACCGCAGGAGATAAAAACAGTGGGAGTACTAATGATGGCGAAGAAAAATCGGAAGGAAAACTTAGAGCTGTTTCCAAAAAAACTGATAAAGCTGGCAAGATCATCAACAAGAATGAGGAGAAGCCATCTTCAAATGCAGATCAACCACCAACAGGGGACAAACAACCTGAAAGAACACAATCTAAAATTCGACCAAGCAAGCGTCTACTTGAAGGGCAAGAGTCAGCAGAAGCTTCACCTTCTTTAGATGTTCAGACCAACATCGAAGCTTGCACAGCTAATGTTAGTAAACGTAAAAAGAAGGAAACCCATAACTGTTCCGCATGCTGTAGCACCAACAAGAGCCCTAGCAAGATCTCGAGACCACCTAGTGCGAAAATGGAAACAACTGATGAGGTGAAGGTGGAAAAAAATGCCAAGAACCAAGAACTTTATGAGTTGGAAACTAGACCTGATAcatcaaaaaatgaattgactGAGGAGACTGGCGCTAAACCAGCAAGACGCGGCCCTAAACCTAAGAACAAAGATGCGAAGGAAACGCTATCAAAGGCAGGGAAAAGAAATTCTGCCTCTGGAGAAAAGAAATCAAAg AGCTTTACACTGAAAAAACGTTCTCTGCGATTGAAGAGGAAGGAAAGGAAGCAACTTTTAGCTGATCAAGTTGAAAGTTTCCCAGTTGAGCGCGCTTTACGCTCCAACTCAACAAAGTTGCCGTCTGTCATCGCTGATCCTCCTAGCAAG CCGCAAAAGTGCCAAACCACAAGGAAAAGTTCAAAACCTCGCAGCATCTTACCCAAAGAGCTCTTGGATGAAGCTGCCATCCCAAAT GATGCTGAAACTGATGGGTCTGTTGGACCTTATCGCCAGGAGGCCGCTCCAAAAACTAGCTGCACCATTGGCACACAG actGAGTTCGTCTCTGAGATTCCTCAGGTGGCCGACGTTGCACTTAAAAAGACATTCAAAAGTATATCCACGCAG ACGGTAACAACTTCAGAAGCAACAACAGAGACCTCACTTACTGTGGCTGATTCCCCAGAAGATAGGGAAAATACTAATATTCCTGAG ATGACTGTGGATTGCCAAAATCAGGCACCAAGCGCGTTGAGTGATCGAgcaaaaataaccaaaaaagGGGATGAATCAGTTAAAACATGGGAAATGCTTTCTTCCTCAAAAACCTCTTCTTGTGACAAGATTTCTAGAGATAGACAAGAAGTCACCAATTGCGATGAAACCGATGCAGTGATAGCAAAAGAAAAGAGCGCTGGTAACAAGAATTCAGACAATCATGCGAGTAAAACGGGAACAAGCTGTGCAACTAATGACAGAAAATCTCTAAAACCAGag AGTTTGCGTGAAACGGGACACGGAGCAAAGAAACGTTCTTCACCTACTGCAGCGTCAACTTGTGAAGAATCCCAGTTAAAAAAACCACGGAAG GATGACTTAGATGTTGTTGCGGTGATGCGTAAATCCATCGgcaagaaaaaaagcaatgcCACAAGGAACAAGACAAGTAGAACAGAAGAGACCATCCTTATTAGCTCGGATGATGAATCCTCAAATAGGGATGTTGAGCAAACCCAAATAGGGACTGCT AAGGATGTTCAAATCGTCGCAGTAAATATGAGCACTATAACAATGCTCTCTGACGATGAATCTTCAAGCAATGAGAAAGAGCAAACTCAAAAAGGTGGAGACGATActaataatttgcaattacaACAG GATGTTGAAATGAATAGTGGTGAGGAAAATCCAAACACTGACACTAGCAACTTCGACTGTAGTTCAGGAATGACTGATGGTGGAACTACTAGCAAACATGCAGAGCAAACCCCAAAAGCAGCGGCCTGCAGTGAAACTAATACAGTGGTCTCGCTACAAGTTACGGTTACAGTAACTCCAAATGAGGTCACATCTAATGTGCAAATTACTCCAGAGAACATTGATCACTCAGAG GGCGAACATAACTTGAACAGCATTACAAACAAagaatcatctgattttgtaTCGACTTCCGATCTTTCCAATGAGAAAACCAAGACG CACGAAAGAGAAATCAAGTCATGCGCTGGTGCCAAGGTTTTGGACTGTGAAATGGAAATAACCAGCAAAGCAGAAGAAAAACAAAGGAAATGTGTTCAAAAACCTGATCAGAAGAAATCTGAGGAGAAAGTAAATGCACAAATAGCTACCAAGTCCAAG ATGGATGGAGAGatcaagaagaaaaaacgAAACGATGCTGCCAAGAATTTGGGCCATCAATTAGAAACTGTAAAATCTGGTGATTCGACTAATTCAGTAGAGGCACCAAATTCAACAGAGGCTACAAAACCCACAAGTGACAAGATTTGCAGCTCTGCAGTGAAAATCACCATAAACACAAACGTTGGAAATGAAGCTGGGGAAGTTCAGGCGACTCGTGTCAGCGGAACCACTACCAATATAACACCAAACAAGGGCATTACTAATACTGAACCTAGGAATGGAGAAGGAAAGTACAAAATTTCTGCAGGAGGGAGCAGCAAGAAAAAACTTAGCGCGTCAAATTCTACCCAGTCTAag ACGGTGGGAAGAGACATCAAGATCAATGCACCAAGCAGTGCCAAGTCCAAAAGTACCAAATCTGCTATAAATGCTTGTGAGCTTCCTGTCATTGCCAATGATTGCGGCAAACCCAATCTGAATGTCAATGTGAAAGACACTATGGAGAATAACTGCAGCAGTCAAATGCTGGAATTAAAACCTGATCTTGCAGCAAACTCGGGGATGGCTCAAGAAAAGTGCACTACCCCAATAAGCACAAGCGAATTCAACAATGCTCAAGCAACAAGCAACAGCAGCATTTCTTACGATCAAACGTTACCAGCTAACCCGAATTTGAGGTATGTAAGAAATGCAAGTGCAGACCGAGGATATTACGGAGCTCAACGTGTTGCACCAAATTTTCGCACGGCAGAACCATTAATGAGAGGACATCCATATCCGTCACCCCAAGGCAATTGGCAGTGGCAACAACGACGTTCCCTCATGGGCCCTGTTCAAAATCCCTGGCTTCACCCACCACCTGGTTGGTACTCATATGGTGGTTCATACAACAATTACCCTCAAACAAATTATGCTCATCAGAATGCGTACTATCCTCCTGCAGACTATGATAGACATATGGACGAAAATTGGTAA